The following are from one region of the Anguilla rostrata isolate EN2019 chromosome 7, ASM1855537v3, whole genome shotgun sequence genome:
- the LOC135259339 gene encoding uncharacterized protein LOC135259339 isoform X2, whose translation MTPAGPVRLRLRDSRLCTERSRRRGDMSHLTVLLCCLILSFLSSCGNNEALTVTQSPPSITVKEGKMVHMLCCWGGTLNMERVRVHWKKTNTSSDIINTVHYKDKEAHVKKEKYSSYISETCSKFTISSVSTNDAGVYLCNIHIDIPVYKEGNGSGTQLTVKRTRNPSTAEHLNSMAVKNFLIPLAVVMGAICLCAFLCYWRKKKLMPYPDQASGKVGMVIHEVPHEEGEEIMEGEIGLAENEAGSTGSSHGSTQWCAVAVYESVDYFAVQTSEDG comes from the exons ATGACTCCAGCGGGGCCCGTGCGTCTGAGACTCAGAGACTCACGGCTGTGCACTGAGCGCTCACGACGGCGCGGAGACATGTCCCATCTCACTGTCCTCCTCTGCTGTCTCATCCTGTCCTTCCTGTCCTCCTGCG GCAATAATGAGGCCTTAACTGTGACCCAGTCCCCTCCCAGTATAACTGTGAAGGAGGGGAAGATGGTTCACAtgctgtgctgctggggggggacTCTGAATATGGAGCGTGTGCGAGTGCATTGGAAGAAGACTAACACATCTAGTGATATAATAAATACTGTGcattacaaagacaaagaaGCCCATGTAAAGAAGGAGAAATACAGTTCTTATATTTCTGAAACCTGTTCCAAGTTTACTATTTCAAGTGTATCTACAAATGATGCAGGTGTATACCTCTGTAATATCCATATCGATATTCCTGTTTATAAAGAAGGCAATGGGTCTGGAACTCAACTAACAGTGAAAAGGACACGTAATCCATCCACAG CTGAACATCTGAACTCCATGGCTGTCAAAAACTTCCTGATCCCATTAGCAGTGGTGATGGGAGCCATCTGCCTGTGTGCCTTTCTGTGTTACTGGAGAAAGAAGAAACTGATGCCTTaccctg aCCAAGCCTCCGGAAAGGTGGGCATGGTCATACATGAAGTACCCcatgaagagggagaggagataaTGGAGGGTGAAATAGGCTTGGCAGAGAATGAAGCTGGTTCGACCGGGTCTTCCCACGGCTCCACACAATGG tgtgctgtCGCGGTGTATGAATCGGTCGACTACTTTGCCGTGCAGACCAGCGAGGACGGATGA
- the LOC135259339 gene encoding uncharacterized protein LOC135259339 isoform X4: MTPAGPVRLRLRDSRLCTERSRRRGDMSHLTVLLCCLILSFLSSCGNNEALTVTQSPPSITVKEGEMAQMLCCWGGTPNIERVRVRWNKTNTSSDIINTLHEKDNATCERKDKYSSCISGNCSEFNISNVSTNDTGVYFCNIHIEIPIHKEGQGSGTQLTVNRINNSSEAEAAGDSVMEAVIFILRCLPFLTLLMAVFYRCRTETKAPAPENKVQEGSVKEDEEEDEALNESSTLLLEAAAPADAEVADGNIGVSCSAPSSDVPNQD; the protein is encoded by the exons ATGACTCCAGCGGGGCCCGTGCGTCTGAGACTCAGAGACTCACGGCTGTGCACTGAGCGCTCACGACGGCGCGGAGACATGTCCCATCTCACTGTCCTCCTCTGCTGTCTCATCCTGTCCTTCCTGTCCTCCTGCG GCAATAATGAGGCCTTAACTGTGACCCAGTCCCCTCCCAGTATAACTGTGAAGGAGGGTGAGATGGCTCAAAtgctgtgctgctggggggggacTCCCAATATCGAGCGTGTGCGAGTGCGATGGAACAAGACTAACACATCTAGTGATATAATAAATACTTTGCATGAGAAAGACAATGCAACCTGTGAAAGGAAGGATAAATACAGTTCTTGTATTTCTGGAAACTGTTCCGagtttaatatttcaaatgtatctACAAACGATACAGGTGTATACTTCTGTAATATCCATATCGAAATTCCCATACATAAAGAAGGCCAGGGGTCTGGAACTCAACTAACAGTGAATAGGATTAACAATTCATCCGAAG CGGAGGCAGCCGGTGACAGCGTGATGGAGGCTGTAATTTTCATCTTGCGATGTCTGCCTTTTCTCACCCTCCTGATGGCCGTGTTCTACCGGTGCAGGACTGAGACTAAAGCTCCAG CTCCAGAGAACAAGGTTCAGGAAGGTTCTGTAaaagaggatgaagaggaagacGAAGCTCTGAATGAGTCTTCCACTTTGCTCCTGGAGGCCGCAGCACCTGCAGATGCTGAGGTGGCAGACGGAAATATTGGGGTTTCCTGCTCCGCTCCTTCCTCGGATGTCCCAAACCAAGACTGA
- the LOC135259339 gene encoding uncharacterized protein LOC135259339 isoform X3 — translation MTPAGPVRLRLRDSRLCTERSRRRGDMSHLTVLLCCLILSFLSSCGNNEALTVTQSPPSITVKEGEMAQMLCCWGGTPNIERVRVRWNKTNTSSDIINTLHEKDNATCERKDKYSSCISGNCSEFNISNVSTNDTGVYFCNIHIEIPIHKEGQGSGTQLTVNRINNSSEAAEAAGDSVMEAVIFILRCLPFLTLLMAVFYRCRTETKAPAPENKVQEGSVKEDEEEDEALNESSTLLLEAAAPADAEVADGNIGVSCSAPSSDVPNQD, via the exons ATGACTCCAGCGGGGCCCGTGCGTCTGAGACTCAGAGACTCACGGCTGTGCACTGAGCGCTCACGACGGCGCGGAGACATGTCCCATCTCACTGTCCTCCTCTGCTGTCTCATCCTGTCCTTCCTGTCCTCCTGCG GCAATAATGAGGCCTTAACTGTGACCCAGTCCCCTCCCAGTATAACTGTGAAGGAGGGTGAGATGGCTCAAAtgctgtgctgctggggggggacTCCCAATATCGAGCGTGTGCGAGTGCGATGGAACAAGACTAACACATCTAGTGATATAATAAATACTTTGCATGAGAAAGACAATGCAACCTGTGAAAGGAAGGATAAATACAGTTCTTGTATTTCTGGAAACTGTTCCGagtttaatatttcaaatgtatctACAAACGATACAGGTGTATACTTCTGTAATATCCATATCGAAATTCCCATACATAAAGAAGGCCAGGGGTCTGGAACTCAACTAACAGTGAATAGGATTAACAATTCATCCGAAG CAGCGGAGGCAGCCGGTGACAGCGTGATGGAGGCTGTAATTTTCATCTTGCGATGTCTGCCTTTTCTCACCCTCCTGATGGCCGTGTTCTACCGGTGCAGGACTGAGACTAAAGCTCCAG CTCCAGAGAACAAGGTTCAGGAAGGTTCTGTAaaagaggatgaagaggaagacGAAGCTCTGAATGAGTCTTCCACTTTGCTCCTGGAGGCCGCAGCACCTGCAGATGCTGAGGTGGCAGACGGAAATATTGGGGTTTCCTGCTCCGCTCCTTCCTCGGATGTCCCAAACCAAGACTGA
- the LOC135259339 gene encoding uncharacterized protein LOC135259339 isoform X1, with protein MSVRQREREGLSCGYLSDCERKMTPAGPVRLRLRDPRLCTERSRRRGDMSHLTVLLCCLILSFLSSCGNNEALTVTQSPPSMTVKEGEMAQMLCCWGGTLSMQRVRVHWKKTNTSSVIINTVHGKDNVTSERKDKYSSYISGNCSKFTISRVSTNDTGVYLCNIYIDIPMYKEGSGSGTQLTVNGINNSSEAEHLNSMAVKNFLIPLAVVMGAICLCAFLCYWRKKKLMPYPDQASGKVGMVIHEVPHEEGEEIMEGEIGLAENEAGSTGSSHGSTQWCAVAVYESVDYFAVQTSEDG; from the exons atgagtgtaagacagagagagagggaggggctaagCTGTGGTTATCTGAGTGACTGCGAGAGGAAGATGACTCCAGCGGGGCCCGTGCGTCTGAGACTCAGAGACCCGCGGCTGTGCACTGAGCGCTCACGACGGCGCGGAGACATGTCCCATCTCACTGTCCTCCTCTGCTGTCTCATCctgtccttcctctcctcctgcg GCAATAATGAGGCCTTAACTGTGACCCAGTCCCCTCCCAGTATGACCGTGAAGGAGGGGGAGATGGCTCAAAtgctgtgctgctggggggggacTCTGAGTATGCAGCGTGTGCGAGTGCATTGGAAGAAGACTAACACATCTAGTGTTATAATAAATACTGTGCATGGGAAAGACAATGTAACCAGTGAAAGGAAGGATAAATACAGTTCTTATATTTCTGGAAACTGTTCCAAGTTTACTATTTCAAGAGTATCTACAAACGATACAGGTGTATACCTCTGTAATATCTATATCGATATTCCCATGTATAAAGAAGGCAGTGGGTCTGGAACTCAACTAACAGTGAATGGGATTAACAATTCATCCGAAG CTGAACATCTGAACTCCATGGCTGTCAAAAACTTCCTGATCCCATTAGCAGTGGTGATGGGAGCCATCTGCCTGTGTGCCTTTCTGTGTTACTGGAGAAAGAAGAAACTGATGCCTTaccctg aCCAAGCCTCCGGAAAGGTGGGCATGGTCATACATGAAGTACCCcatgaagagggagaggagataaTGGAGGGTGAAATAGGCTTGGCAGAGAATGAAGCTGGTTCGACCGGGTCTTCCCACGGCTCCACACAATGG tgtgctgtCGCGGTGTATGAATCGGTCGACTACTTTGCCGTGCAGACCAGCGAGGACGGATGA
- the LOC135259340 gene encoding protein S100-P-like: protein MSQLETAMALLMQSFDKYACTEGKKDTLTKAELKTMLEQELPGFKKNSKNQAEVDKLMDALDRNKDQEVDFTEFVTFVSAMTCMCHDRCPKK from the exons ATGAGCCAGCTGGAGACCGCCATGGCCCTTCTCATGCAGTCTTTCGACAAGTATGCATGCACCGAGGGGAAAAAGGACACGCTGACCAAGGCCGAGTTGAAGACTATGCTGGAGCAAGAATTACCCGGCTTCAAGAAG AATTCTAAGAACCAGGCAGAGGTGGACAAGCTGATGGACGCCCTGGACCGCAACAAAGACCAAGAGGTGGACTTCACGGAGTTTGTTACCTTTGTTTCTGCCATGACCTGCATGTGCCATGACCGCTGCCCCAAGAAGTGA